DNA sequence from the Candidatus Kryptoniota bacterium genome:
ATGCTGAAGAAGAACAGTGTGAAGATGAATGCGTAAAACAACATCTTGGGCTCGCTGGCTAAGTCAGAGAGAATCTTCTTATCGAGCAGCCGCAGCAGGAAACCGTAGACGATGAATCCTAGGAACAAGCCGATGTCTCCCCAATTCATATAGAACTCTCCCCATATCCCGACACGAATACCGGTATCAGCCCCCCAAATGTTTTGGGCTACATAAGCAGAATAGACCGAGTAAGCCGCCTTATCCATTCCGAACAATTCGAAAACTTGTTTCGGTATTATGTTCGTAAAAATGGGAAGTATTGTTTGCCCGTAGAGAAAATCCGTATAATGGTACGAATTCCTTAGGAGCACAAAATCTCTGTACTCACCTCCCATGGAGTAGAGAAATCCAAGCGTGTTCGCCGCCGGTGATGATGCAACGTCCGACGTAGAACCGGCTATCGTGGTTTGTCCCCTAAGCACCTCAAAGAAGAAAGACAAGAAAGCCACCCCGATGAGTGAATAGAGTACCACTCTGGACGAGATACGTTTAAGAAGCATGAAGTAAATTCCAGCCATGACAAGGGGCAGAAATACAAGATGTCTGGAACCGATGCCCACGCTTATGATCACATTCACGATCATACAGGCAATATTAATAAGTCGCGGTTTATAGCCTCTAATCAAATAGATGAAGTTGAGAGTCAGCAATGCCGAACTGAATGCAAGGAACTTTGCGAATGGAAGCAACCCCGCGACCTCGAACCGCTCATTGCCGGTTAGGTTTGACCAGAAGATCGGGATTCCGCCGATCGCATAGAAATTCACGGCGTTGAATACGGTGCCGATGGCTGTGCCCCAGATAATCCAAATAATTAGACTGGTGCCATCAAATCTCACAATAGCAGGCTTTGGCGCGGCCTCTGACTTGTAAAAAATGAGAGAGAGAATGAGAGCCCCGAGTGACAGGAACACTAATCTGTTCGCATTATACGGATTGATCGCGACGTAGAACCCTGCTAGTGACTGCACCAACGCAAGATTCAGCGTCCCGAGAATCGGATAGATGAGCAGAATCAGCGGAATGATGAAGATCGGACGCAGAACGAACCTGTCCTTCATCCGCCGGTACAAAAGTATCATGAGTATGAAATCGAGAGCAAGAATGGGGACCGGAATGTAGTCCCACAACAGGCCCAGAGCCTCCGTCATCCTCTACCTACTTCACAGTCTGACCACATTTCACACTTCCCTGCCTTCCACTTCCTTGAACAACCACTGTCGATAGAGAGAGGCATCGAAAAGATTTACGTTCACTTTCCTCAGTGCAATATAAAAAGCGGCCGTTATATATGTTTCAGTTATGAGCCAGGACGTAGCCGCGCCCAACTCCTTCATGGATGAATCTAGTACACAGTTCAGAACGAAATTGACGACAGAACCGATCAGGATGATCCTGAGAAATGATTTGTCCAGATTCAAATTCAGAAGCCCCTGGATCCCGAAGACCGCGCTGAGTCCCGTTATCAGCGGGAAGAATGACAGAAGCCTGAGAACAACGACCGTCGGACCGAATTGTGACCCGAACACAATCCTCACGATAAGCTGAGAGAAAAGGAGCGTGACCAGGGAGATCGGCAGCATTGTCACTACCATTCCAACCGTCAGCTTCTTCAGCGCCATGATACCTCTGTCTTTGCTCTCCTTCATCATCTTCGCGATGTGAGGAAACATCGCCTGAGAAAGAGCGCTTATTGTAAGACTCTGGAGAACTATCGTTAGCTTCGACCCCGCGGCAAAGAAACCGACCCTTTCCTTTGTGGCAAAGAATGCGAGTATAACTGTATTTGAGACCGTGTAGAAATTTACGAACACGGTCGACACGAATAGTGTGAACCCGCTTTTCAGTTGTGACCAAACCTCCGCCATCCGTGGGAAGACCACTTTACCCACATACTTCTGCGACGCGTACACAAGTGACAGAACGCCGACAACGACCTGACCGACGGACAGAAGAAGAGGAACAACGATATATTGATCCTCCCGGTGGAGGAAAACAAACACACCTGCGGTGGTTATTACTTTCACGATGAAGGTGAAGACAGCGCGGAGTCCGAGCTTCTCAATGCCCTGAAAGAACCATGTCGGGAACGTTACAGTTCCAATTACATAGAGATAACTAACGACCATCACGGACATGTTCTCGCGGATCTGAGGTACCCAGAAGAGCGCCGCGAGAAAAGCAGCAGTTGAAATGAAAAACAGGAATGCCCGGCTCCAGATCACAGTCCAGAAAATTTCACTAATCTTCCCCGGATCGGACCTGTTTTGAGCGATCTCCCTTGAAGCGGTGAAGTCGAAGCCGTACATAATCAGAAGGACGAAATAAGTTGTGAACGCCTGGGCAAATGATATGATCCCATAATCATTGGGACCTATCACCCGGACTATGTACGGGACTGTGATAAGCGGGAGTATCGAGTTCGCCGCCTGGAGCACGGAGAGAGAGAACACGTTCGATGCCACCTGGCGGTTATCGCCGCGGCGAATGAACTGAAGTGCTTTCCTAATCAATCAGTAGTTCCCTTACCGATCAGCCCTTGCTGACGCAATACGGATCGACTGTGAATCAAACTCTGATGCTCCCACAACAAAGGAGCTTTATACTCTGGATTTATTCCAGCGTCGGATATGATCATCAGATACGATATTCGGAAGGAGAGTCAATCTTGAGATGTCGGGCGGCTATTTGGATAGTGTGCTTCTGCAGAAGTTCTTGACAATATCATAATTCGGTGTGCCGGGAGAAGGTGTCGTGTAGACAAAAACAATCCCGGCATCGGTGATCGCTTTCGAAAGCGCATCCTGTAGATATGACGCTGATGCCTTTCTCCCCGACCACGATGAATGCGGGGTGAAATAAATGCAGGGGATCACCAGGGCATTCGGGAATGTCTTCCAGTAATCGTTGATTTCGATCGGGAGACTCGAAGCCGAAATACCGTAGACCGGATCGAGCTGCGCATTATCCTGGTATCCCCAAAGCACAGCCTGTATGATCGGAGCGTATGCACTAATATTGATCGTCTTCAGATCCTCATGATAGATAACCGCCCCGAACAACAGAGACTGGTTTATAGCTTTCGCCGCGTTTACTACCTGCTGTGCGTATGAAGGTGTGAAGAGGTTGAGATTCCTGTCGAAGTCATCGATCATCCATAGAGTCAGGTTCGCATGGCTTTTCGAGATGTTAGCAATCTCTTTTGCCCACCTGACGTAGTCAAGTCCGAACGGCGGATACTTCTGATCCGAGTTGTTTTTCGAAGAAACCGTGGGCGCTTCGCTGGGCGGTACAAGGTATGCCCAGACTTCTATGCCGGCGCTCTGCGCGAGCGAACAGAAATCGGGAAGCGCCGCAAAGTCCTGTGCGGGGTGAGGATAAATCAGATAAGCATAACAATTGACACCAAGGTCTTTCAGCCGCGACACCATTTCCTTGATATCCGGTACGCCGTCTAGATTGTACTTCATCCCGGCGTACGCCACAACTAGTCTGCGTCCTGCAGGAAAGACAGAACTGCTGGTCAAATTCCGGGCGACTCCCCTGTCATTCTCCTGGCGCAAAGAAGCGAGCCCGGAGATGTCCTTAATGGCGATCTTCTTGGTGAGAGACCCGACGGTTACAGTCAGTGATCCGCTTCCTGTCGCGCGGACCTGCGTGACGTGAAGAGTGTCGCCCGAATTAAAGGTGACCTGAGTTTGAAGCAGACTTTCACCGTTCGCACCTTTACAGGAAATGGCAGTAGTTCCTCCCGTGGGAACACTTGGCTTCAGCAGAATAATCAACGGTGCCAGCGGATTGTAATAATATGTCCCGGCGTAAGTGAATGCCCCGTCCTGACTTAATCCGAAGGAGACCTGGAAAGGTAAACGTACCTGCTCCGATAAAGACGAGAGAGCGACCCCGGGGCGATTGTCATTCTCCTTAGCTATCTGAACGTTGTCGATAAAGAACGAGCCGGAAGTCAACGGCCCGAAGAAGATTGTTGCGATCCGGTCTCTGAAAGCTACGTCGCTCACGTTGACGACGACGCGCGTCGGCACATCGGGAGTCAAGGTGAACTGATA
Encoded proteins:
- a CDS encoding O-antigen polymerase, whose product is MTEALGLLWDYIPVPILALDFILMILLYRRMKDRFVLRPIFIIPLILLIYPILGTLNLALVQSLAGFYVAINPYNANRLVFLSLGALILSLIFYKSEAAPKPAIVRFDGTSLIIWIIWGTAIGTVFNAVNFYAIGGIPIFWSNLTGNERFEVAGLLPFAKFLAFSSALLTLNFIYLIRGYKPRLINIACMIVNVIISVGIGSRHLVFLPLVMAGIYFMLLKRISSRVVLYSLIGVAFLSFFFEVLRGQTTIAGSTSDVASSPAANTLGFLYSMGGEYRDFVLLRNSYHYTDFLYGQTILPIFTNIIPKQVFELFGMDKAAYSVYSAYVAQNIWGADTGIRVGIWGEFYMNWGDIGLFLGFIVYGFLLRLLDKKILSDLASEPKMLFYAFIFTLFFFSIIGAWATLGDTIEVWGVIYFLVSRFVRRESYEMTTNVPQPVQA
- a CDS encoding flippase; amino-acid sequence: MIRKALQFIRRGDNRQVASNVFSLSVLQAANSILPLITVPYIVRVIGPNDYGIISFAQAFTTYFVLLIMYGFDFTASREIAQNRSDPGKISEIFWTVIWSRAFLFFISTAAFLAALFWVPQIRENMSVMVVSYLYVIGTVTFPTWFFQGIEKLGLRAVFTFIVKVITTAGVFVFLHREDQYIVVPLLLSVGQVVVGVLSLVYASQKYVGKVVFPRMAEVWSQLKSGFTLFVSTVFVNFYTVSNTVILAFFATKERVGFFAAGSKLTIVLQSLTISALSQAMFPHIAKMMKESKDRGIMALKKLTVGMVVTMLPISLVTLLFSQLIVRIVFGSQFGPTVVVLRLLSFFPLITGLSAVFGIQGLLNLNLDKSFLRIILIGSVVNFVLNCVLDSSMKELGAATSWLITETYITAAFYIALRKVNVNLFDASLYRQWLFKEVEGREV